One Actinosynnema pretiosum DNA segment encodes these proteins:
- a CDS encoding NAD-dependent epimerase/dehydratase family protein yields MTARILITGAAGVVGSLMRPRLAAPGRVLRLLDVAEQRPAEEGEEVELVTASVTDLEAVERACEGVDAVIHLGGHSLERPWAEILEVNINGTHAVLEAARRAGVKRVVLASSNHAVGFYERASGEAGDALFPQPDSYYGVSKVALEALGSMYSARYGLDVIAIRIGSCFEKPRDVRMLSTWLSPDDGARLFEACLSAPSPGFRVVWGVSDNTRRWFSLEAARELGYVSEDDSEVFAAEVIAQHGEPDPESLALKYLGGVWVGPDFDTAVQEAGR; encoded by the coding sequence TTGACCGCACGGATCCTGATCACCGGCGCGGCGGGCGTCGTCGGCTCGCTGATGCGCCCCCGGTTGGCCGCGCCCGGCCGAGTGCTGCGCCTGCTCGACGTCGCCGAGCAGCGCCCCGCCGAGGAGGGCGAGGAGGTCGAGCTGGTGACCGCCTCGGTGACCGACCTGGAGGCGGTGGAACGGGCCTGCGAGGGCGTGGACGCCGTGATCCACCTCGGCGGGCACAGCCTGGAGCGGCCGTGGGCGGAGATCCTGGAGGTGAACATCAACGGCACGCACGCGGTGCTGGAGGCCGCCAGGCGGGCGGGCGTGAAGCGCGTGGTGCTGGCCAGCTCGAACCACGCGGTGGGGTTCTACGAGCGGGCGTCCGGCGAGGCCGGTGACGCGCTGTTCCCGCAGCCGGACAGCTACTACGGCGTGAGCAAGGTCGCCCTGGAGGCGCTGGGGTCGATGTACTCGGCGCGGTACGGGCTGGACGTGATCGCGATCCGGATCGGGTCGTGCTTCGAGAAGCCGCGCGACGTGCGGATGCTGTCGACGTGGCTGTCCCCGGACGACGGGGCGCGATTGTTCGAGGCGTGCCTGTCGGCGCCGTCGCCGGGGTTCCGGGTGGTGTGGGGCGTCTCGGACAACACCCGGCGGTGGTTCTCGCTCGAGGCGGCGCGGGAGCTCGGGTACGTGTCCGAGGACGACTCGGAGGTGTTCGCGGCGGAGGTGATCGCCCAGCACGGCGAGCCGGACCCGGAGTCGTTGGCCTTGAAGTACCTGGGCGGCGTGTGGGTCGGCCCGGACTTCGACACGGCGGTGCAGGAGGCTGGCCGATGA
- a CDS encoding sigma-70 family RNA polymerase sigma factor codes for MTVPKVLDREVGNDTSAPSVDLDLDAQGPAADLVRVYLNGIGKTALLTAAQEVELAKRIEAGVFAHHVLETTTALNAERAGELRALVRDGLRAKNHLLEANLRLVVSLAKRYTGRGMPLLDLIQEGNLGLIRAVEKFDYTKGFKFSTYATWWIRQAITRGMADQGRTIRLPVHLVEQVNKLARIKRDLHQQLGREATNEELAAESGLSPSKVSDLLDHARDPVSLDMPVGAEEDAPLGDFIEDSDATDAESAVISGLLQDDLRRVLATLEQREQAVIRLRYGLEDGQPRTLDQIGKQFGLSRERVRQIEREVMSKLRQGERAAKLRAYAS; via the coding sequence ATGACCGTCCCGAAGGTCCTCGACCGCGAGGTCGGGAACGACACGAGTGCCCCGAGCGTCGACCTCGACCTCGACGCCCAGGGCCCGGCCGCCGACCTGGTCCGGGTCTACTTGAACGGGATCGGCAAGACAGCGCTGCTCACGGCCGCCCAAGAGGTGGAGCTGGCCAAGCGGATCGAGGCGGGCGTCTTCGCGCACCACGTGCTGGAGACGACCACCGCGCTGAACGCGGAGCGCGCGGGCGAGCTGCGCGCGCTGGTCCGCGACGGCCTCCGGGCGAAGAACCACCTGCTGGAGGCGAATCTCCGGTTGGTCGTTTCTCTGGCGAAGCGGTACACCGGTCGTGGAATGCCTCTGCTCGACCTGATCCAGGAGGGCAACCTGGGTCTGATCCGCGCGGTCGAGAAGTTCGACTACACCAAGGGTTTCAAGTTCTCCACGTACGCCACGTGGTGGATTCGCCAGGCGATCACCAGGGGAATGGCGGATCAGGGCCGCACGATCCGCCTTCCGGTCCACTTGGTGGAACAGGTGAACAAGCTCGCGCGGATCAAGCGGGATCTGCACCAGCAACTCGGCCGGGAGGCGACGAACGAGGAACTGGCCGCCGAATCCGGCCTTTCCCCGTCGAAGGTCTCGGACCTGCTCGACCACGCGCGCGACCCGGTGAGCCTGGACATGCCGGTGGGCGCCGAGGAGGACGCGCCGCTCGGCGACTTCATCGAGGACTCGGACGCGACCGACGCCGAGAGCGCCGTGATCTCCGGGCTGCTGCAGGACGACCTGCGCCGCGTGCTGGCCACGCTGGAGCAGCGCGAGCAGGCGGTGATCCGGCTGCGCTACGGCCTGGAGGACGGGCAGCCGCGCACGCTGGACCAGATCGGCAAGCAGTTCGGGCTGTCGCGGGAGCGGGTGCGGCAGATCGAGCGCGAGGTGATGTCCAAGCTGCGCCAGGGGGAAAGGGCCGCCAAGCTGCGCGCTTACGCGAGCTGA
- the dtd gene encoding D-aminoacyl-tRNA deacylase, translating into MRAVAARVTSASVEVAGEVVGAIDEPGLLVLLGVHADDDAAKAVRMAAKLHELRVLRDEQSCATTGAPLLVVSQFTLCGDTRKGRRPSWTAAARPEHAAPLVDAVVLELRKKGARVETGQFGAEMSVRSVNDGPFTVLVEL; encoded by the coding sequence GTGAGGGCCGTCGCCGCGAGGGTGACCTCGGCGAGCGTCGAGGTGGCGGGCGAGGTCGTCGGCGCCATCGACGAGCCGGGGCTGCTGGTGCTGCTCGGCGTGCACGCGGACGACGACGCGGCCAAGGCCGTGCGGATGGCCGCGAAGCTGCACGAGCTCCGGGTGCTGCGCGACGAGCAGTCGTGCGCGACCACCGGGGCGCCCCTGCTGGTGGTCAGCCAGTTCACGCTCTGCGGCGACACGAGGAAGGGTCGGCGGCCGTCCTGGACGGCCGCCGCCCGGCCCGAGCACGCCGCCCCGCTGGTGGACGCGGTGGTGCTGGAACTTCGCAAGAAGGGCGCGAGAGTGGAAACCGGGCAGTTCGGCGCGGAGATGTCCGTGCGGAGCGTGAACGACGGTCCGTTCACGGTCCTCGTGGAACTCTGA
- a CDS encoding IclR family transcriptional regulator — MSSACCLNVSVEDPVAGGTSPARPNAVKSADRTVELLEVLSSSERPLTLTELHRELSYPKSSLYMLLQTLVARGWVELDSTRGTYGIGVRALLVGTSYLDHDPVVQVAIRVMEQVRREVNETVHLARLDGSDVVYLASRESEHHLRVVSRVGRRLPAHSTSLGKAVLAARTPQEVDAVLPATLDPLTQNTVTDRAALHAQLAGFRGVGYAHEREENTPGLGCFAVALPYRTPVLDAMSCSVPLGRLDGEHERQVVGALLHAARTVTELLRQFGR; from the coding sequence GTGTCAAGTGCGTGTTGCCTGAACGTTTCCGTGGAGGACCCAGTGGCTGGAGGCACGTCACCCGCTCGGCCGAACGCGGTGAAGTCGGCGGACCGGACCGTGGAACTGCTGGAGGTGCTGTCCTCCTCGGAGCGCCCGCTCACCCTCACCGAGCTGCACCGCGAGCTGAGCTACCCGAAGTCCAGCCTGTACATGCTGCTCCAGACCCTCGTGGCGCGGGGCTGGGTGGAGCTGGACTCCACCAGGGGCACGTACGGCATCGGGGTGCGGGCGCTGCTCGTCGGCACCTCGTACCTGGACCACGACCCGGTGGTGCAGGTCGCCATCCGGGTGATGGAGCAGGTCAGGCGCGAGGTCAACGAGACCGTGCACCTGGCGCGGCTCGACGGCTCGGACGTGGTCTACCTGGCCAGCCGCGAGTCCGAGCACCACCTGCGGGTGGTCTCGCGCGTGGGCAGGCGGCTGCCCGCGCACTCCACGTCGCTGGGCAAGGCGGTGCTGGCCGCGCGCACCCCGCAGGAGGTCGACGCCGTCCTGCCCGCCACGCTGGACCCGCTCACCCAGAACACCGTCACCGACCGGGCGGCGCTGCACGCGCAGCTCGCGGGCTTCCGCGGGGTGGGCTACGCCCACGAGCGCGAGGAGAACACGCCCGGTCTCGGCTGCTTCGCGGTGGCGCTGCCCTACCGCACGCCCGTGCTCGACGCGATGAGCTGCTCGGTGCCGCTGGGCAGGCTCGACGGCGAGCACGAGCGCCAGGTGGTGGGGGCGCTGCTGCACGCGGCCCGCACCGTCACCGAGCTGCTGCGGCAGTTCGGCCGCTGA
- a CDS encoding glucarate dehydratase family protein, giving the protein MRITDVVVTPIAFPDPPLLNSVGVHEPWVLRTVVEVRTDAGLTGLGETYGDIGHLNRVRAAAPALTGLDVHDLNGIRARVSTALGGEAGSDRHGLTGRLTVESTVDRVFSPFEVATWDVRGKALDRPVVDLLGGAVRDAVPYSAYLFYKWAGHPGAEPDEWGAALDADGVVAQARELTRRHGFRSIKLKGGVLPPDEEVAAIRALREAFPGHPLRLDPNAAWSPATGLEVARELDGVLEYLEDPSPEIEGMAEVAAGSPLPLATNMCTIAFEHLAPSVAAGAVQVVLSDHHYWGGLARSKELAAICRAFGIGLSMHSNSHLGISLAAMTHLAAATPNLDYACDTHYPWNSAWDVLAEPLSFVDGALPVPTGPGLGVELDRDKLAARAEDYRRCGIVQRDDTGYMRSIDPGYERRRPRW; this is encoded by the coding sequence ATGAGGATCACCGACGTCGTCGTCACCCCCATCGCCTTCCCCGACCCGCCGCTGCTCAACTCGGTCGGCGTGCACGAGCCCTGGGTGCTGCGCACGGTCGTCGAGGTCCGCACCGACGCGGGCCTCACCGGCCTCGGCGAGACCTACGGGGACATCGGCCACCTGAACCGGGTCCGGGCCGCCGCCCCCGCCCTCACCGGGCTGGACGTCCACGACCTCAACGGCATCCGCGCCCGCGTCTCCACCGCCCTCGGCGGCGAGGCGGGCTCGGACCGGCACGGGCTCACCGGGCGGCTCACCGTCGAGTCCACGGTCGACCGGGTGTTCTCCCCGTTCGAGGTCGCCACCTGGGACGTCCGGGGCAAGGCGCTGGACCGCCCCGTGGTCGACCTGCTCGGCGGCGCCGTCCGCGACGCCGTCCCGTACAGCGCCTACCTGTTCTACAAGTGGGCGGGCCACCCCGGCGCGGAGCCCGACGAGTGGGGCGCCGCGCTCGACGCCGACGGCGTCGTCGCCCAGGCGCGGGAGCTCACCCGCAGGCACGGCTTCCGGTCGATCAAGCTCAAGGGCGGCGTGCTGCCGCCCGACGAGGAGGTCGCCGCGATCCGCGCCCTGCGCGAGGCGTTCCCCGGCCACCCGCTGCGGCTCGACCCCAACGCGGCCTGGTCGCCTGCCACCGGGCTGGAGGTGGCGCGCGAGCTGGACGGCGTCCTGGAGTACCTGGAGGACCCCAGCCCGGAGATCGAGGGCATGGCCGAGGTCGCCGCCGGGTCGCCGCTGCCGCTGGCCACCAACATGTGCACGATCGCGTTCGAGCACCTCGCGCCCTCGGTGGCGGCGGGCGCGGTGCAGGTCGTGCTCTCCGACCACCACTACTGGGGCGGGCTCGCCAGGTCCAAGGAGCTGGCGGCGATCTGCCGGGCGTTCGGCATCGGGCTGTCCATGCACTCCAACTCGCACCTGGGCATCAGCCTGGCCGCCATGACCCACCTGGCCGCCGCCACGCCCAACCTGGACTACGCCTGCGATACGCACTACCCGTGGAACAGCGCGTGGGACGTGCTCGCCGAGCCACTGTCCTTCGTGGACGGCGCGCTGCCCGTGCCCACCGGCCCCGGCCTCGGCGTCGAGCTGGACCGGGACAAGCTCGCCGCGCGCGCCGAGGACTACCGCCGCTGCGGCATCGTCCAGCGCGACGACACCGGCTACATGCGGAGCATCGACCCCGGCTACGAGAGGAGACGACCCCGGTGGTGA
- a CDS encoding fumarate hydratase — protein MPAVPTTFQYTDVLPLAADTTTEYRLVTQEGVSVVEAAGRKFLQVEPETLTLLAKEAVRDIQHLLRPSHLAQLRAIVDDPEASGNDRFVATDLLRNACISAGGVLPMCQDTGTAIVMGKRTESVLTGGSDEEALSLGIFEAYQELNLRYSQMAPVTFWDEKNTGTNLPAQLDLFTAPGVEPKYEFLFMAKGGGSANKTFLYQETKALLNPARLARFLDEKLRSLGTAACPPYHLAVVVGGLSAEQNLKVAKLASARYLDNLPTEGSAAGHAFRDVELEQQVLELTRNFGIGAQFGGKYFCHDVRVIRLPRHGASCPVGVAVSCSADRQAKAKITPEGVFIEQLERDPAKYLPEVTDEALSDEVVQIDLNRPMAEIREALSALPVKTRVSLTGPLVVARDIAHAKIKERLDAGEGMPQYLRDHPVYYAGPAKTPEGYASGSFGPTTAGRMDSYVEQFQAEGGSLVMLAKGNRSKQVTSACATHGGFYLGSIGGPAARLAQDCIRKVEVLEYAELGMEAVWRIEVEDFPAFVVVDDKGNDFFAETSAPTLQISFRK, from the coding sequence GTGCCCGCAGTACCCACCACATTCCAGTACACCGACGTCCTGCCGCTGGCGGCGGACACGACCACCGAGTACCGCCTGGTGACGCAGGAGGGCGTCTCGGTCGTGGAGGCCGCGGGGCGCAAGTTCCTCCAGGTCGAGCCGGAGACGCTGACCCTGCTGGCCAAGGAGGCCGTCCGGGACATCCAGCACCTGCTGCGCCCCTCGCACCTGGCGCAGCTGCGCGCGATCGTCGACGACCCCGAGGCCAGCGGCAACGACCGGTTCGTCGCGACCGACCTGTTGCGCAACGCCTGCATCTCCGCGGGCGGCGTGCTGCCCATGTGCCAGGACACCGGCACGGCGATCGTGATGGGCAAGCGCACCGAGTCCGTGCTCACCGGCGGCTCCGACGAGGAAGCGCTTTCCCTAGGCATCTTCGAGGCGTACCAGGAGCTGAACCTGCGCTACTCGCAGATGGCCCCGGTCACCTTCTGGGACGAGAAGAACACCGGCACCAACCTGCCCGCGCAGCTGGACCTGTTCACCGCGCCCGGCGTCGAGCCGAAGTACGAGTTCCTGTTCATGGCCAAGGGCGGCGGCTCGGCCAACAAGACGTTCCTGTACCAGGAGACCAAGGCGCTGCTGAACCCCGCGCGCCTGGCACGGTTCCTGGACGAGAAGCTGCGCTCGCTGGGCACCGCGGCGTGCCCGCCGTACCACCTCGCGGTGGTCGTGGGCGGGCTGTCGGCGGAGCAGAACCTGAAGGTCGCCAAGCTGGCGTCCGCCCGGTACCTGGACAACCTGCCCACCGAGGGCTCGGCGGCGGGGCACGCGTTCCGCGACGTCGAGCTGGAGCAGCAGGTCCTGGAGCTGACCCGGAACTTCGGGATCGGCGCGCAGTTCGGCGGCAAGTACTTCTGCCACGACGTGCGGGTGATCCGGCTGCCCAGGCACGGCGCGTCCTGCCCGGTCGGCGTCGCGGTGTCGTGCTCGGCGGACCGCCAGGCGAAGGCGAAGATCACGCCGGAGGGCGTGTTCATCGAGCAGCTGGAGCGGGACCCGGCGAAGTACCTGCCGGAGGTGACCGACGAGGCGCTGTCCGACGAGGTCGTGCAGATCGACCTGAACCGGCCGATGGCGGAGATCCGGGAGGCGCTGTCGGCGCTGCCGGTGAAGACGCGGGTGTCGCTGACCGGTCCGCTGGTGGTGGCGCGCGACATCGCCCACGCCAAGATCAAGGAGCGGTTGGACGCGGGCGAGGGGATGCCGCAGTACCTGCGGGACCACCCGGTGTACTACGCGGGCCCGGCGAAGACCCCCGAGGGCTACGCCTCCGGCTCGTTCGGGCCGACCACGGCGGGCCGGATGGACTCCTACGTGGAGCAGTTCCAGGCCGAGGGCGGCTCGCTGGTGATGCTGGCGAAGGGCAACCGCTCCAAGCAGGTCACCTCCGCGTGCGCCACCCACGGCGGCTTCTACCTGGGCTCGATCGGCGGCCCGGCCGCGCGGCTGGCCCAGGACTGCATCCGCAAGGTCGAGGTGCTGGAGTACGCGGAGCTGGGCATGGAAGCGGTGTGGAGGATCGAGGTCGAGGACTTCCCCGCCTTCGTCGTCGTGGACGACAAGGGCAACGACTTCTTCGCCGAGACCTCCGCGCCGACGCTCCAGATCTCGTTCCGCAAGTAG
- a CDS encoding 5-dehydro-4-deoxyglucarate dehydratase has product MQLDGVLFFPVTPFDAGGGLDEAVLAEHVRRGVAAGAGGVFVACGTGEFHALAPDEFERAVAVAARVTEGRAPVFAGTGGPLPTARRCAEAAHRAGADGLLLLPPYLVSGPPAGLVRYVAGVADATDLPVIAYQRNNAVFTPATAVEIAALPTVVGLKDGLGDIDLLHRIVLAVRERVEKPFQFFNGLPTAELTVPAYRGIGVDLYSSAVFCFAPEVSLGFYRAVRADDTALVRRYLTEFYRPLVELRDRVPGYAVSLVKAAVRATGLDVGGVRAPLVDPSPEHLAELELIVAAGRALALETAGGARESGVNGSSAGGASGAVGQPELAG; this is encoded by the coding sequence ATGCAACTCGACGGGGTGCTGTTCTTCCCGGTGACACCGTTCGACGCGGGCGGCGGGCTCGACGAGGCGGTGCTGGCCGAGCACGTCAGGCGCGGTGTCGCCGCCGGGGCGGGCGGCGTCTTCGTCGCGTGCGGCACCGGGGAGTTCCACGCGCTGGCGCCGGACGAGTTCGAGCGCGCGGTCGCGGTCGCGGCGCGGGTCACCGAGGGCCGGGCGCCGGTGTTCGCGGGAACCGGCGGACCGCTGCCCACGGCGCGCCGCTGCGCCGAGGCCGCCCACCGCGCGGGCGCGGACGGCCTGCTCCTGCTCCCGCCCTACCTGGTGTCCGGACCGCCCGCCGGGCTGGTGCGCTACGTCGCCGGGGTGGCCGACGCCACCGACCTGCCGGTGATCGCCTACCAGCGCAACAACGCCGTCTTCACCCCGGCCACCGCGGTCGAGATCGCCGCGCTGCCGACCGTGGTGGGCCTCAAGGACGGCCTCGGCGACATCGACCTGCTGCACCGGATCGTGCTCGCCGTGCGCGAGCGGGTCGAGAAGCCGTTCCAGTTCTTCAACGGGCTGCCCACCGCCGAGCTGACCGTCCCGGCCTACCGGGGCATCGGCGTGGACCTGTACTCGTCCGCCGTGTTCTGCTTCGCCCCCGAGGTCTCGCTCGGCTTCTACCGGGCCGTGCGCGCCGACGACACCGCCCTGGTGCGCCGCTACCTCACCGAGTTCTACCGGCCGCTGGTCGAGCTGCGCGACCGCGTCCCCGGCTACGCCGTCTCGCTGGTCAAGGCCGCCGTCCGGGCCACCGGCCTCGACGTCGGCGGCGTCCGCGCGCCCCTGGTCGACCCCTCGCCCGAGCACCTCGCCGAGCTGGAGCTGATCGTGGCGGCGGGCCGGGCGCTCGCGCTGGAGACGGCGGGGGGCGCGCGGGAGAGCGGGGTGAACGGCTCGTCGGCGGGCGGCGCGAGCGGGGCGGTCGGGCAACCGGAGCTCGCCGGATGA
- a CDS encoding aldehyde dehydrogenase (NADP(+)), translating to MSVVQGYDPRTGEPFGEPVPVTSDAEVDALARAARAAFPSWSTLPGAERADALERLADALDAESGLLVGTADRETALGVPRLTTELKRTTNQLRLFAEVLCEGSYVEAVLDGADPDIIPPRPELRRVLRPLGPVAVFSASNFPFAFSVAGGDTASALAAGCPVVVKSHSAHPGTARETARVVASALPAGVFGIVYGTQAGVALVRHPAVRAVGFTGSTGGGRALFDLASSRPDPIPFYGELGSVNPAVVLPAAASARGAEIAAGFAGSLVMGVGQFCTNPGLLFAPSGLVPALADAVSASAGGAMLNERMRDSYRSGTEDLAASGLASLVAEGTAPEAGWTAAPKLFTVPVEVFEENRERLTEEHFGPAGVVVTYDDPARVLALLPSLPGTLTGTVHADPEEHGLAAQAAEALRGVAGRIIFNAWPTGVAVAWGMHHGGPWPATTNPLHTSVGATSIRRWLAPVTYQSWPDELLPPELQSGNPLGIPRRVDGVLGTR from the coding sequence ATGAGCGTCGTGCAGGGGTACGACCCGAGGACCGGGGAGCCGTTCGGCGAGCCGGTGCCGGTGACGTCGGACGCGGAGGTGGACGCGCTGGCGCGGGCGGCGCGGGCGGCGTTCCCCTCCTGGTCGACGCTGCCCGGCGCGGAGCGGGCGGACGCGCTGGAGCGGCTGGCGGACGCGCTGGACGCGGAGTCCGGGCTGCTGGTGGGGACGGCCGACCGGGAGACGGCGCTGGGCGTGCCGAGGCTGACCACGGAGCTGAAGCGGACCACGAACCAGCTGCGGCTGTTCGCCGAGGTGCTGTGCGAGGGCAGCTACGTGGAGGCGGTGCTGGACGGCGCCGACCCCGACATCATCCCGCCCCGCCCGGAGCTGCGGCGGGTGCTGCGCCCGCTCGGGCCGGTGGCGGTGTTCTCCGCGTCGAACTTCCCGTTCGCGTTCTCGGTGGCGGGCGGCGACACGGCGTCGGCGCTGGCGGCGGGCTGCCCGGTGGTGGTGAAGTCCCACTCGGCGCACCCTGGCACGGCGCGCGAGACGGCGCGGGTGGTGGCGTCGGCGCTGCCCGCCGGGGTGTTCGGGATCGTGTACGGCACGCAGGCCGGGGTGGCGCTGGTGCGGCACCCGGCGGTGCGGGCGGTGGGCTTCACCGGCTCCACGGGCGGCGGGCGGGCGCTGTTCGACCTGGCCTCGTCGCGCCCGGACCCGATCCCGTTCTACGGGGAGCTGGGGAGCGTGAACCCGGCGGTGGTGCTGCCCGCGGCGGCGTCGGCGCGCGGGGCGGAGATCGCGGCGGGGTTCGCCGGGTCGCTGGTGATGGGCGTCGGCCAGTTCTGCACGAATCCGGGCCTGCTGTTCGCCCCCAGCGGCCTGGTGCCCGCGCTGGCGGACGCGGTGTCGGCGTCGGCGGGCGGGGCGATGCTGAACGAGCGGATGCGCGACTCGTACCGGTCGGGCACCGAGGACCTGGCGGCGTCCGGGCTGGCGTCGCTGGTGGCCGAGGGCACGGCCCCGGAGGCGGGCTGGACGGCGGCGCCGAAGCTGTTCACCGTGCCGGTGGAGGTCTTCGAGGAGAACCGGGAGCGGCTGACCGAGGAGCACTTCGGCCCGGCGGGCGTCGTGGTGACCTACGACGATCCCGCGCGGGTGCTGGCGCTGCTGCCGTCGCTGCCGGGGACGCTGACGGGGACGGTGCACGCGGACCCGGAGGAGCACGGCCTGGCGGCGCAGGCGGCGGAGGCGCTGAGGGGCGTGGCGGGCCGGATCATCTTCAACGCCTGGCCGACCGGCGTGGCGGTGGCGTGGGGGATGCACCACGGCGGCCCGTGGCCCGCGACGACGAACCCGCTGCACACGTCGGTGGGGGCGACGTCGATCCGCAGGTGGCTGGCGCCGGTGACGTACCAGTCCTGGCCGGACGAGCTGCTGCCCCCGGAGCTGCAGTCGGGGAACCCGCTGGGGATCCCGAGGCGGGTGGACGGGGTGCTGGGGACGCGCTGA